A genomic stretch from Azospirillum lipoferum 4B includes:
- a CDS encoding HNH endonuclease family protein — protein sequence MARRRSLTLRGLFVVLAVLAAVALAERVHILPPGTLDGLLGQETQRPRQPRRQETAEPPPPIIARASDRIDYAEVTRQLDAIRVEPERRRGYEREEWPHWLALEGGCLNAREKVLIRDSRRPATLDAKGCSVKAGDWLDPYTGERYTDPQMVDIDHRVPLEEAYASGGYDWSRERRAAYANDISDPRTLLVSSREANRAKGSKGPEDWLPPKRDGICLYVADWILVKARWGLAMDERERVTVGNILTDCRASAGRQR from the coding sequence GTGGCCCGCCGCCGTTCCCTGACCCTGCGGGGGCTGTTCGTCGTCCTCGCCGTGCTTGCCGCCGTCGCGCTGGCGGAGCGCGTGCATATCCTGCCGCCCGGCACGCTCGACGGTCTGCTGGGCCAGGAGACGCAGCGTCCCCGCCAGCCGCGCAGGCAGGAAACCGCCGAGCCACCGCCGCCGATCATCGCCCGTGCATCCGACCGGATCGATTATGCCGAGGTGACCCGCCAGCTCGACGCCATCCGGGTCGAGCCGGAACGGCGCCGCGGCTATGAGCGGGAGGAGTGGCCGCACTGGCTGGCGCTGGAGGGCGGCTGCCTGAACGCGCGCGAAAAGGTGCTGATCCGCGACTCGCGCCGCCCGGCGACGCTCGATGCCAAGGGCTGCAGTGTGAAGGCCGGCGACTGGCTGGACCCCTACACCGGAGAGCGCTACACCGATCCGCAGATGGTCGACATCGACCACCGGGTTCCGCTGGAGGAGGCCTATGCCAGCGGCGGCTACGATTGGAGCCGGGAACGGCGCGCCGCCTATGCCAACGACATCAGCGATCCGCGCACCCTGCTGGTCTCCAGCCGCGAAGCCAACCGCGCCAAGGGCTCCAAGGGGCCGGAGGACTGGCTGCCGCCGAAGCGCGACGGCATCTGCCTCTATGTCGCCGACTGGATCCTGGTGAAGGCGCGCTGGGGGCTGGCGATGGACGAGCGGGAGCGGGTGACCGTCGGCAACATCCTGACCGACTGCCGAGCGTCGGCCGGCCGCCAACGCTGA
- a CDS encoding SDR family NAD(P)-dependent oxidoreductase, protein MAHYLITGGCGFIGSHLADRLLADGHRVTILDNLSSGRLDNKPEAANLVVGDVADPDAVREAMAGDHGEGVDGVFHLAAVASVQKSQELWAETHRTNLLGTVTVFEAARDAKRGGPIPVVYASSAAIYGDNTNTPLKEDELPRPLSAYGVDKLGCEMHARIAWSIQGVPTVGFRFFNVYGPRQDPMSPYSGVISIFARRVARGEDVEIHGDGQQVRDFVFVGDVVRILALAMERRFAGAQVYNLCTGRATSLVMLLDVLQELCGSNVRRRHSEPRAGDIRVSIGDPSLMRATFDTVCQVGLLQGLSATLTGRMP, encoded by the coding sequence ATGGCGCACTACCTCATCACCGGCGGCTGCGGTTTCATCGGCTCGCATCTGGCCGACCGGCTGCTCGCCGACGGGCATCGGGTGACGATCCTCGACAATTTGTCGAGCGGCCGGCTGGACAACAAGCCGGAGGCGGCGAATCTGGTGGTGGGCGACGTGGCCGATCCCGATGCGGTGCGCGAGGCGATGGCCGGCGACCATGGCGAAGGGGTGGACGGCGTGTTCCACCTCGCCGCCGTCGCCTCGGTGCAGAAATCGCAGGAGCTGTGGGCGGAAACCCACCGCACCAACCTGCTGGGCACCGTCACCGTGTTCGAGGCGGCGCGCGACGCCAAGCGCGGCGGACCGATTCCCGTCGTCTACGCCTCCTCCGCCGCCATCTACGGCGACAACACCAACACGCCGCTGAAGGAGGACGAGCTTCCGCGTCCGCTGTCGGCCTATGGCGTCGACAAGCTGGGCTGCGAGATGCATGCCCGCATCGCATGGTCGATCCAGGGGGTGCCGACGGTCGGCTTCCGCTTCTTTAACGTCTATGGGCCACGGCAGGACCCGATGTCGCCCTACAGCGGCGTGATCTCCATCTTCGCCCGCCGGGTGGCGCGCGGCGAGGATGTGGAAATCCACGGCGACGGCCAGCAGGTCCGCGATTTCGTCTTCGTCGGCGACGTGGTGCGCATCCTGGCGCTGGCGATGGAGCGGCGTTTCGCCGGCGCGCAGGTGTACAATCTCTGCACCGGCCGCGCGACCTCGCTGGTGATGCTGCTGGACGTCCTGCAGGAGCTGTGCGGCAGCAACGTGCGCCGCCGCCACTCGGAACCGCGGGCCGGCGATATCCGCGTGTCGATCGGCGATCCGTCGCTGATGCGCGCCACCTTCGACACGGTCTGTCAGGTCGGCCTTCTCCAGGGGCTGAGCGCCACCCTGACCGGCCGCATGCCTTGA
- a CDS encoding phosphoserine transaminase encodes MTISRPSRRPNTPLFSSGPCAKRPGWSLDALDGALLGRSHRSKPGKAKLKEVIDLTRAVLSIPGDYRIGIVPASDTGAVEMALWSMLGARGVDMLAWESFGKEWVTDVAKQLKLPDVRNLIAPYGELPDLSSVDFSRDVVFTWNGTTAGVRVPDGEWIADDREGLTICDATSSAFAMAMPWSKIDVATWSWQKVLGGEAAHGMLVLSPRAVERLESFQPDRALPKIFRLTKNGKLIEGIFEGDTINTPSMLCVEDAIDGLRWALSLGGLTQLIRRSEQNLRIVAEWVEASSWAGFLAKETATRSCTSICLRFTDPEVTALPEEAQASLAKKLTALLEKEEAAFDAGSYRDAPPGLRLWGGATVENEDMEAVLPWLDWAFATVKAEMLGPKQA; translated from the coding sequence ATGACGATCAGCCGCCCAAGCCGCCGCCCCAACACTCCGCTCTTCTCCTCGGGTCCCTGCGCGAAGCGACCGGGCTGGTCGCTCGACGCGCTGGACGGCGCGCTGCTCGGCCGCTCCCACCGCTCCAAGCCGGGCAAGGCCAAGCTGAAGGAGGTCATCGACCTCACCCGCGCGGTTCTGTCCATCCCCGGCGATTACCGCATCGGCATCGTCCCGGCTTCCGACACCGGAGCGGTGGAGATGGCGCTGTGGTCGATGCTGGGCGCCCGCGGCGTCGACATGCTGGCCTGGGAGAGCTTCGGCAAGGAATGGGTGACGGATGTCGCCAAGCAGCTGAAGCTGCCGGACGTCCGCAACCTGATCGCCCCCTACGGCGAGTTGCCGGATCTGTCGTCGGTGGATTTCAGCCGCGACGTGGTTTTCACCTGGAACGGCACCACCGCCGGTGTCCGCGTGCCGGACGGCGAGTGGATCGCGGACGACCGTGAGGGGCTGACCATCTGCGACGCCACCTCCTCGGCCTTCGCCATGGCGATGCCCTGGAGCAAGATCGACGTCGCCACCTGGTCCTGGCAGAAGGTGCTGGGCGGCGAGGCGGCGCACGGCATGCTGGTGCTGAGCCCGCGCGCGGTGGAGCGTCTGGAGAGCTTCCAGCCCGACCGGGCGCTGCCGAAGATCTTCCGCCTGACCAAGAACGGCAAGCTGATCGAAGGCATCTTCGAAGGCGATACCATCAACACCCCGTCGATGCTCTGCGTCGAGGATGCCATCGACGGCCTGCGCTGGGCCTTGTCGCTGGGCGGCCTGACCCAGCTGATCCGCCGGTCGGAGCAGAATCTGCGAATCGTCGCGGAGTGGGTGGAGGCCAGCAGCTGGGCCGGCTTCCTCGCCAAGGAAACCGCGACCCGCTCCTGCACCTCCATCTGCCTGCGCTTCACCGATCCGGAGGTAACCGCTCTGCCGGAGGAAGCCCAGGCAAGCCTCGCCAAGAAGCTGACCGCGCTGCTGGAGAAGGAGGAGGCCGCCTTCGACGCCGGTTCCTACCGCGACGCGCCGCCGGGCCTGCGCCTGTGGGGAGGCGCCACGGTGGAGAACGAGGATATGGAGGCGGTGCTGCCCTGGCTCGACTGGGCCTTCGCCACCGTCAAGGCGGAGATGCTCGGCCCCAAGCAGGCCTGA
- a CDS encoding EAL domain-containing protein, producing the protein MTSDVARFLGFAFANADVLIEVDARGTIAFAAGALQNLLGITDADLIGQPIDRVVAAGDRGLVRRLLRTAGSNRRLNSRAVSLAGGVQANLSGYRLGRSPNVQLTLTRSESGDGSRAQPARDAETGLLDPDAFQSQLGERFGVHVGNAPPKLTLIKIADFGEVKSRLGPELTLRLLGEVGALLRVHAADDTLATRLGEDRFGLVHGSDVSAGALASEIALTGAGLSPDGLPLASENMTLDMVAPGLSREDAGRVLMFTVKSFAEDGTGFDIATMHDAVKLLVDQTVTRVTSLRSTLSDDRLKLQFQPIVSLATGGLHHYEALARFPNGAPGPTIAFAEEVGMVHDVDLLVCEKALEVLAADPGPQIAVNMSAASLGSDIFVVAFQQLVARNPALRSRLLVEVTESTGLTDLPRAARILEDLRRAGHRICLDDFGAGAASFPYIQALPVDFVKIDGSYVKRLGGSPRDDAILRAMVGLCREVRVQVIAEMVETPDQAAQLNAWGFELAQGYHFGRPADRPVYQAPGLFTPPHPRPGLADGWV; encoded by the coding sequence ATGACATCGGACGTCGCACGCTTCCTCGGCTTCGCGTTCGCCAACGCGGATGTGCTGATCGAAGTGGATGCGCGCGGGACCATCGCCTTCGCGGCCGGTGCCTTGCAGAATCTCCTGGGCATTACGGATGCCGACCTGATCGGCCAGCCCATCGACCGGGTGGTTGCGGCCGGCGACCGCGGGCTGGTGCGGCGCCTGCTGCGCACTGCCGGCTCCAACCGCCGGCTGAACTCGCGTGCCGTGTCGCTTGCCGGCGGCGTTCAGGCCAACCTGTCCGGCTACCGGCTCGGCCGTTCCCCCAATGTGCAGCTGACGCTCACGCGGTCGGAGAGCGGCGACGGCAGCAGGGCGCAGCCGGCCCGCGATGCGGAGACCGGGCTTCTCGACCCGGACGCCTTCCAGTCGCAGTTGGGCGAGCGGTTCGGCGTCCATGTCGGCAACGCACCGCCGAAGCTGACGCTGATCAAGATCGCCGATTTCGGCGAGGTAAAGTCGCGGCTCGGACCCGAATTGACTCTGCGCCTGCTGGGAGAGGTGGGGGCGCTGTTGCGCGTCCATGCCGCCGACGACACCTTGGCGACCCGGCTGGGGGAAGACCGCTTCGGCCTTGTCCATGGCAGCGACGTGTCCGCCGGTGCGCTCGCCAGCGAGATCGCGCTGACCGGCGCCGGCCTGTCGCCCGACGGCCTGCCCCTGGCTTCGGAGAACATGACGCTCGACATGGTGGCGCCCGGCCTCAGCCGGGAGGATGCCGGCCGGGTGCTGATGTTCACGGTAAAGAGCTTCGCCGAGGATGGCACCGGCTTCGACATCGCCACCATGCATGACGCGGTGAAGCTGCTGGTCGACCAGACGGTGACGCGGGTGACCAGCCTGCGCTCCACCCTGAGCGACGACCGGCTGAAGCTGCAGTTCCAGCCCATCGTCTCGCTCGCCACCGGCGGGCTGCACCATTACGAGGCGCTGGCCCGTTTCCCGAACGGCGCGCCGGGTCCGACCATCGCCTTCGCCGAGGAGGTGGGCATGGTCCATGACGTCGACCTGCTGGTCTGCGAGAAGGCGCTGGAGGTTCTGGCCGCCGATCCCGGCCCGCAGATCGCCGTCAACATGTCGGCGGCGTCGCTGGGCAGCGATATCTTCGTCGTCGCCTTCCAGCAACTGGTCGCCCGCAATCCGGCGTTGCGGTCCCGCCTGCTGGTGGAGGTGACGGAGTCGACGGGGCTCACCGATCTGCCGCGCGCCGCCCGCATCCTGGAGGATCTGCGCCGCGCCGGGCACCGCATCTGTCTGGACGATTTCGGCGCCGGGGCCGCCTCCTTCCCCTATATCCAGGCGCTGCCGGTCGATTTCGTGAAGATCGACGGCAGCTATGTGAAGCGGCTGGGCGGCAGCCCGCGCGACGATGCCATCCTGCGCGCCATGGTGGGCCTGTGCCGGGAGGTCCGCGTGCAGGTGATCGCCGAGATGGTGGAAACCCCCGACCAGGCGGCGCAGCTCAACGCCTGGGGCTTCGAACTGGCCCAGGGCTATCACTTCGGCCGGCCGGCCGACCGCCCGGTGTATCAGGCACCCGGACTGTTCACGCCGCCGCATCCGCGTCCCGGCCTTGCCGACGGTTGGGTCTGA
- a CDS encoding sensor domain-containing protein has product MSHETEEQYRSIFENAVEGIYQTTVDGRYLRVNPALADIYGYASPDDLIANLTDIACQLYVDPGKREAFADLMARQDRVHSFEARVFRRDGSIIWISESARCVRDADGRIRYYEGTVQDITERKQHEEKIRLLATVFDSVADGILIVDPELTVQAINPAYEIMTGFQREELLRRPLVLFAPGSHERDFIDAIWTTARQSGRWQGEVTSFRHSGDAFAAALSVTSVRAPNGVLEHYVLTIADISQRKSQEHQIRYQASFDRLTDLPNRWLVCERLEEAIVRAQRSKSKVAVAFLDLNRFKQVNDTLGHHAGDELLKLVARRLRNCTRMTDTVGRLGGDEFLIVAPDAADRSAGARLVEKVLYSMDEPFAVRNQELFCGASIGIAFYPDDGETADQLLRNADLAMYHAKRNPEHKYVFYDGGMRERSGFTLGLESDLRRATGGGEFELHFQPKIDLVGNRTIGAEALIRWRHPIRGMVSPAEFIPLAEETGLIWEIGAWTLIESCRRLADWIGRDLPIPSVSVNLSPRQFQDARLVGFVRSVVESAGIPPGRLELELTEGAMIGDIEKAVTILNGLKDIGVRLSIDDFGTGYSSLAYLKRFPIDTLKIDRSFVRDIVKSSTDPAIVGTIVNLAESLGFDTIAEGVETQEQADMLRQQRCTRIQGFLISRPLPVDQFETFLCNSVVPA; this is encoded by the coding sequence ATGAGTCATGAGACGGAAGAGCAGTATCGCAGCATCTTCGAGAATGCAGTCGAGGGGATTTACCAGACCACCGTCGATGGGCGTTACCTCCGGGTCAATCCGGCGCTTGCCGACATCTACGGGTACGCGTCGCCGGACGACCTGATCGCCAACCTCACCGATATCGCCTGCCAGCTCTACGTCGATCCCGGCAAGCGCGAGGCCTTCGCCGACCTGATGGCCCGCCAGGACCGCGTCCACAGTTTCGAGGCGCGCGTCTTCCGCCGCGACGGCTCGATCATCTGGATTTCGGAAAGCGCGCGCTGCGTGCGCGATGCCGACGGCCGCATCCGCTATTACGAAGGCACCGTCCAGGACATCACCGAACGCAAGCAGCACGAGGAGAAGATCCGGCTGCTCGCCACCGTGTTCGACAGCGTCGCCGACGGCATCCTGATCGTCGATCCCGAACTGACCGTCCAGGCGATCAACCCGGCCTACGAGATCATGACCGGCTTCCAGCGGGAGGAGCTGCTGCGCCGGCCGCTGGTGCTCTTCGCGCCGGGTTCGCACGAACGCGACTTCATCGACGCCATCTGGACCACAGCGCGCCAGTCCGGCCGCTGGCAGGGGGAGGTCACCAGCTTCCGCCATTCCGGTGACGCCTTCGCCGCCGCTTTGTCGGTGACGTCGGTCCGCGCGCCCAACGGCGTGCTGGAGCATTATGTCCTCACCATCGCCGACATCAGCCAGCGCAAGTCGCAGGAACACCAGATCCGCTATCAGGCCAGCTTCGACCGGCTGACCGACCTGCCCAACCGCTGGCTGGTCTGCGAAAGGCTGGAGGAGGCGATCGTCCGCGCCCAGCGCAGCAAGAGCAAGGTCGCCGTCGCCTTCCTCGACCTCAACCGCTTCAAGCAGGTCAACGACACGCTGGGCCACCATGCCGGCGACGAATTGCTGAAGCTGGTGGCGCGGCGCCTGCGCAACTGCACCCGCATGACCGACACCGTCGGCCGGCTGGGCGGGGACGAGTTCCTGATCGTCGCACCGGACGCCGCCGACCGCTCCGCCGGTGCCCGGCTGGTGGAAAAGGTGCTCTATTCGATGGACGAGCCCTTTGCCGTCCGCAATCAGGAGCTTTTCTGCGGTGCCTCCATCGGCATCGCCTTCTATCCCGACGACGGCGAAACGGCGGACCAGCTTCTGCGCAACGCCGATCTCGCCATGTACCACGCCAAGCGCAACCCGGAGCACAAATACGTCTTCTACGACGGCGGGATGCGCGAGCGGTCGGGCTTCACGCTGGGGCTGGAGAGCGACCTGCGCCGCGCCACCGGCGGCGGCGAGTTCGAATTGCATTTCCAGCCGAAGATCGATCTGGTCGGCAACCGCACCATCGGGGCGGAGGCGCTGATTCGCTGGCGCCATCCGATCCGCGGCATGGTCAGCCCGGCGGAGTTCATCCCGCTGGCCGAGGAGACCGGCCTGATCTGGGAAATCGGAGCCTGGACGCTGATCGAATCCTGCCGCCGGCTGGCCGACTGGATAGGGCGCGATCTGCCGATTCCGTCCGTTTCGGTCAACCTGTCGCCGCGCCAGTTCCAGGATGCCCGCCTCGTCGGTTTCGTCCGCAGCGTGGTGGAGTCGGCCGGCATCCCGCCCGGCCGGCTGGAGCTGGAGCTGACCGAGGGCGCCATGATCGGCGACATCGAAAAGGCGGTGACCATCCTGAACGGGCTGAAGGACATCGGCGTCCGCCTGTCCATCGACGATTTCGGCACCGGCTATTCCTCGCTGGCCTATCTGAAGCGCTTCCCCATCGACACGCTGAAGATCGACCGCAGCTTCGTCCGCGACATCGTCAAGTCCAGCACCGATCCGGCCATCGTCGGCACCATCGTGAACCTTGCCGAAAGCCTGGGCTTCGACACCATCGCCGAAGGGGTGGAAACGCAGGAGCAGGCCGACATGCTGCGCCAGCAGCGCTGTACCCGCATCCAGGGCTTCCTGATCAGCCGGCCGCTGCCGGTCGACCAGTTCGAGACCTTCCTCTGCAACAGTGTGGTTCCGGCCTGA
- a CDS encoding formate/nitrite transporter family protein, with protein MSYLVPSEFVTKMVDAGESKIFMSTRDTVIRAFMAGAILALAAVFAVTVTVQTGFPIIGAILFPVGFCMLYLLGFDLLTGVFVLTPLALIDKRPGVTVGGILRNWGLVFLGNFLGALTVAVMMSVVFTYGFSTPPDKVGSVISHIGENRTLGYAQYGAAGMLTIFLRGVLCNWMVSTGVVGAMISTSVSGKVIAMWMPIMLFFGMTFEHSVVNMFLFPSAMLMGGNFSVMDYMIWNELPTVLGNLVGGLAFTGLTLYATHVRTAPKRRLQQTGLQPAE; from the coding sequence ATGTCGTATCTGGTGCCCTCCGAGTTCGTCACCAAAATGGTGGATGCCGGCGAATCCAAGATTTTCATGTCCACCCGCGACACCGTCATCCGGGCCTTCATGGCGGGTGCGATCCTGGCGCTCGCAGCGGTCTTCGCCGTCACGGTCACGGTCCAGACGGGGTTCCCGATCATCGGCGCCATCCTGTTCCCGGTCGGCTTCTGCATGCTGTATCTGCTGGGCTTCGACCTGCTGACGGGCGTGTTCGTGCTGACGCCGCTGGCGCTGATCGACAAGCGGCCGGGCGTGACCGTCGGCGGCATCCTGCGCAACTGGGGGCTGGTCTTCCTCGGCAACTTCCTGGGCGCGCTGACGGTCGCCGTGATGATGTCGGTCGTCTTCACCTACGGCTTCTCCACCCCGCCGGACAAGGTCGGCTCGGTCATCTCGCACATCGGCGAGAACCGGACGCTGGGCTATGCGCAGTATGGCGCGGCCGGTATGCTGACCATCTTCCTGCGCGGCGTGCTGTGCAACTGGATGGTTTCCACCGGCGTGGTGGGGGCGATGATCTCCACCTCCGTCAGCGGCAAGGTGATCGCCATGTGGATGCCGATCATGCTGTTCTTCGGCATGACCTTCGAGCATTCGGTGGTGAACATGTTCCTGTTCCCGTCGGCGATGCTGATGGGCGGCAACTTCTCGGTCATGGACTACATGATCTGGAACGAGCTGCCGACGGTGCTGGGCAATCTGGTCGGCGGGCTGGCCTTCACCGGCCTGACGCTCTACGCCACCCATGTCCGCACCGCGCCGAAGCGCCGCCTGCAGCAGACCGGCCTGCAGCCGGCCGAGTGA